From one Melospiza melodia melodia isolate bMelMel2 chromosome 6, bMelMel2.pri, whole genome shotgun sequence genomic stretch:
- the EPS8L2 gene encoding epidermal growth factor receptor kinase substrate 8-like protein 2 isoform X2 encodes MSHKGSLNSNPGSANGSMGKAEGASKLSAKDLYEQRKKYSNSNIIMHETSQYHVQHLATFIMDKSESITTVDDAIRKLILLNSKEKIWTQEMLLQVNDKSIRLLDCETQEELEDFPLPTVQHCQTVLNQMRYSSILLLVCQDSEQHKPDIHFFNCDEVEAEMVHEDIESALADHKHGKKIRPQTLKANQEKIKQRQSILPPPQGPAPIPIQHDMRGSAMNRNRVAPPSQHDPDYDRRSSGSHDHEESRAMLAQKIEKETQILNCTLDDIEVFVARLQKAAEAFRQLNQRKKGKKNKKKGPAEGMLTLRARPPSEAEFIDCFQKTKLAFNLLAKLRKHIQNPSASELVHFLFGPLELIINSCGGPELARSVLSPLLSKDATDFLRGHLTPKEINLWDSLGETWTRSRAEWPRDANIPTYIPKFRNGWEPPTEIFRGAPWEIDIGHLQEELSSANGYPYRNSSLKRGQMAEQTQPGDAFKQNVTPHGNRNFEAQGVAVPRRFAKIRYDFTARNANELSVLKDEILEVLEDNKQWWKLLNRSGQAGYVPYNILDVVTLEELEQSNQRYKGDLSPRGYGPSSPTHKLPASYAGDKWGSEMLSRNSTQDAKEQLIHQMDELNDELLKKITNNKIQPPHRNFKVEKPQQVFVPLTFESSTEEVKAWLEAKSFSKETVEHLGILTGAQLFSLNREELKKVCGDEGNRVYSKITVEKNQLEKSRGESELQEIMKRRQERIDSAN; translated from the exons ATGAGTCACAAGGGATCCCTCAACAGCAACCCCGGCTCAGCAAA TGGCAGCATGGGCAAAGCCGAGGGAGCCTCCAAGCTGAGTGCAAAGGACTTGTATG aacaaaggaaaaaatactCCAATTCCAACATCATTATGCACGAGACTTCCCAGTACCACgtccag CACTTGGCCACCTTCATCATGGACAAGAGCGAGTCCATCACGACAGTGGATGATGCAATCCGGAAACTCATCCTGCTCAACTCCAAAGAGAAGATCTGGacacaggagatgctgctgcaaGTGAATGACAAGTCCATCCGGCTGCTGGACTGTGAGACACAG gaggagctggaggacttTCCCCTGCCAACAGTGCAGCACTGCCAGACAGTGCTCAATCAGATGCGCTATTCCTCCATCCTCCTGCTCGTGTGTCAGGATTCTGAGCAGCACAAACCTGACATCCACTTCTTCAACTGTGATGAGGTGGAG GCGGAGATGGTTCATGAGGACATAGAGAGTGCCCTGGCAGACCACAAGCACGGGAAGAAGATACGGCCACAGACACTCAA GGCAAACCAGGAAAAGATCAAGCAGAGACAATCCATCCTCCCCCCACCTCAAGGACCGGCTCCCATCCCGATCCAGCATGACATGCGAGGCTCAGCGATGAACAGGAACAGGGTGGCACCTCCTTCCCAGCATGATCCAG ACTATGACCGACGAAGCTCTGGCTCTCATGACCATGAGGAATCCCGTGCCATGTTAGCACAGAAGATTGAAAAGGAAACG CAAATCCTGAACTGCACCCTGGATGACATAGAAGTGTTCGTTGCCCGGCTCCAGAAGGCTGCAGAGGCATTCCGACAGCTCAACCAAAGGAAGAAagggaagaagaacaagaagaaagggCCAGCAG AGGGAATGCTGACCCTCCGAGCAAGACCCCCGAGCGAGGCTGAGTTCATCGACTGCTTCCAGAAAACGAAACTGGCTTTTAACCTCTTG GCCAAACTGAGGAAGCACATCCAGAACCCCAGCGCTTCGGAGCTGGTGCATTTCCTATTTGGGCCACTAGAACTG ATCATCAATAGCTGTGGTGGCCCCGAGCTGGCCCGGTCTGTCCTCAGCCCACTGCTTTCTAAAGatgccactgatttcctgagaGGACACCTGACACCCAAAGAGATAAACCTCTGGGATTCCCTGGGGGAGACATGGACCAGATCCAG AGCTGAGTGGCCCCGAGACGCGAACATCCCCACCTACATCCCCAAATTCCGCAATGGCTGGGAACCACCCACAGAAATCTTCCGTGGAGCTCCCTGGGAAATAGACATTGGGCACTTGCAAGAGGAG CTCTCCTCAGCCAATGGATATCCTTACCGGAACTCCTCACTCAAGCGTGGCCAGATGGCTGAGCAGACACAGCCCGGGGATGCCTTCAAACAGAATGTCACTCCACATGGAAACAG GAATTTTGAGGCCCAGGGagtggctgtgcccaggagaTTTGCCAAAATCCGCTACGATTTCACTGCACGAAACGCCAATGAGCTGTCGGTGCTGAAGGATGAAATCCTGGAG GTGTTGGAAGATAATAAGCAATGGTGGAAGTTGCTCAACCGGAGTGGCCAGGCTGGTTACGTTCCATACAATATCCTGGATGTGGTGACACTGGAAGAGCTTGAACAG TCTAACCAGAGGTACAAAGGAGACCTGAGCCCCAGGGGCTATGGCCCATCCAGTCCAACTCACAAGCTGCCTGCCAGCTACGCCGGGGATAAGTGGGGCAGTGAGATGTTATCACGCAACTCTACACAGGACGCCAAAGAAC AACTTATTCACCAAATGGATGAGCTGAACGACGAGCTGCTAAAGAAGATCACAAACAATAAAATTCAGCCTCCCCACAGGAATTTCAAAGTGGAAAAGCCTCAGCAAGTTTTTGTGCCCCTCACCTTTGAATCCAGCACTGAAGAAGTCAAAGCCTGGCTGGAGGCCAAGTCATTCAGCAAAGA GACCGTGGAACACCTGGGCATCCTCACCGGAGCTCAGCTCTTCTCCCTCAACAGAGAGGAGCTGAAGAAGGTGTGTGGTGATGAGGGGAACAGAGTGTACAGCAAGATCACGGTGGAGAAAAACCAGCTGGAG AAAAGCAGAGGGGAGTCAGAGCTCCAAGAGATCATGAAGCGCCGCCAGGAAAGGATTGACTCTGCTAATTAA
- the EPS8L2 gene encoding epidermal growth factor receptor kinase substrate 8-like protein 2 isoform X1: MSHKGSLNSNPGSANGSMGKAEGASKLSAKDLYEQRKKYSNSNIIMHETSQYHVQHLATFIMDKSESITTVDDAIRKLILLNSKEKIWTQEMLLQVNDKSIRLLDCETQEELEDFPLPTVQHCQTVLNQMRYSSILLLVCQDSEQHKPDIHFFNCDEVEAEMVHEDIESALADHKHGKKIRPQTLKANQEKIKQRQSILPPPQGPAPIPIQHDMRGSAMNRNRVAPPSQHDPDYDRRSSGSHDHEESRAMLAQKIEKETQILNCTLDDIEVFVARLQKAAEAFRQLNQRKKGKKNKKKGPAEGMLTLRARPPSEAEFIDCFQKTKLAFNLLAKLRKHIQNPSASELVHFLFGPLELIINSCGGPELARSVLSPLLSKDATDFLRGHLTPKEINLWDSLGETWTRSRAEWPRDANIPTYIPKFRNGWEPPTEIFRGAPWEIDIGHLQEELSSANGYPYRNSSLKRGQMAEQTQPGDAFKQNVTPHGNRNFEAQGVAVPRRFAKIRYDFTARNANELSVLKDEILEVLEDNKQWWKLLNRSGQAGYVPYNILDVVTLEELEQQSNQRYKGDLSPRGYGPSSPTHKLPASYAGDKWGSEMLSRNSTQDAKEQLIHQMDELNDELLKKITNNKIQPPHRNFKVEKPQQVFVPLTFESSTEEVKAWLEAKSFSKETVEHLGILTGAQLFSLNREELKKVCGDEGNRVYSKITVEKNQLEKSRGESELQEIMKRRQERIDSAN; the protein is encoded by the exons ATGAGTCACAAGGGATCCCTCAACAGCAACCCCGGCTCAGCAAA TGGCAGCATGGGCAAAGCCGAGGGAGCCTCCAAGCTGAGTGCAAAGGACTTGTATG aacaaaggaaaaaatactCCAATTCCAACATCATTATGCACGAGACTTCCCAGTACCACgtccag CACTTGGCCACCTTCATCATGGACAAGAGCGAGTCCATCACGACAGTGGATGATGCAATCCGGAAACTCATCCTGCTCAACTCCAAAGAGAAGATCTGGacacaggagatgctgctgcaaGTGAATGACAAGTCCATCCGGCTGCTGGACTGTGAGACACAG gaggagctggaggacttTCCCCTGCCAACAGTGCAGCACTGCCAGACAGTGCTCAATCAGATGCGCTATTCCTCCATCCTCCTGCTCGTGTGTCAGGATTCTGAGCAGCACAAACCTGACATCCACTTCTTCAACTGTGATGAGGTGGAG GCGGAGATGGTTCATGAGGACATAGAGAGTGCCCTGGCAGACCACAAGCACGGGAAGAAGATACGGCCACAGACACTCAA GGCAAACCAGGAAAAGATCAAGCAGAGACAATCCATCCTCCCCCCACCTCAAGGACCGGCTCCCATCCCGATCCAGCATGACATGCGAGGCTCAGCGATGAACAGGAACAGGGTGGCACCTCCTTCCCAGCATGATCCAG ACTATGACCGACGAAGCTCTGGCTCTCATGACCATGAGGAATCCCGTGCCATGTTAGCACAGAAGATTGAAAAGGAAACG CAAATCCTGAACTGCACCCTGGATGACATAGAAGTGTTCGTTGCCCGGCTCCAGAAGGCTGCAGAGGCATTCCGACAGCTCAACCAAAGGAAGAAagggaagaagaacaagaagaaagggCCAGCAG AGGGAATGCTGACCCTCCGAGCAAGACCCCCGAGCGAGGCTGAGTTCATCGACTGCTTCCAGAAAACGAAACTGGCTTTTAACCTCTTG GCCAAACTGAGGAAGCACATCCAGAACCCCAGCGCTTCGGAGCTGGTGCATTTCCTATTTGGGCCACTAGAACTG ATCATCAATAGCTGTGGTGGCCCCGAGCTGGCCCGGTCTGTCCTCAGCCCACTGCTTTCTAAAGatgccactgatttcctgagaGGACACCTGACACCCAAAGAGATAAACCTCTGGGATTCCCTGGGGGAGACATGGACCAGATCCAG AGCTGAGTGGCCCCGAGACGCGAACATCCCCACCTACATCCCCAAATTCCGCAATGGCTGGGAACCACCCACAGAAATCTTCCGTGGAGCTCCCTGGGAAATAGACATTGGGCACTTGCAAGAGGAG CTCTCCTCAGCCAATGGATATCCTTACCGGAACTCCTCACTCAAGCGTGGCCAGATGGCTGAGCAGACACAGCCCGGGGATGCCTTCAAACAGAATGTCACTCCACATGGAAACAG GAATTTTGAGGCCCAGGGagtggctgtgcccaggagaTTTGCCAAAATCCGCTACGATTTCACTGCACGAAACGCCAATGAGCTGTCGGTGCTGAAGGATGAAATCCTGGAG GTGTTGGAAGATAATAAGCAATGGTGGAAGTTGCTCAACCGGAGTGGCCAGGCTGGTTACGTTCCATACAATATCCTGGATGTGGTGACACTGGAAGAGCTTGAACAG CAGTCTAACCAGAGGTACAAAGGAGACCTGAGCCCCAGGGGCTATGGCCCATCCAGTCCAACTCACAAGCTGCCTGCCAGCTACGCCGGGGATAAGTGGGGCAGTGAGATGTTATCACGCAACTCTACACAGGACGCCAAAGAAC AACTTATTCACCAAATGGATGAGCTGAACGACGAGCTGCTAAAGAAGATCACAAACAATAAAATTCAGCCTCCCCACAGGAATTTCAAAGTGGAAAAGCCTCAGCAAGTTTTTGTGCCCCTCACCTTTGAATCCAGCACTGAAGAAGTCAAAGCCTGGCTGGAGGCCAAGTCATTCAGCAAAGA GACCGTGGAACACCTGGGCATCCTCACCGGAGCTCAGCTCTTCTCCCTCAACAGAGAGGAGCTGAAGAAGGTGTGTGGTGATGAGGGGAACAGAGTGTACAGCAAGATCACGGTGGAGAAAAACCAGCTGGAG AAAAGCAGAGGGGAGTCAGAGCTCCAAGAGATCATGAAGCGCCGCCAGGAAAGGATTGACTCTGCTAATTAA